A genomic window from Arvicanthis niloticus isolate mArvNil1 chromosome 25, mArvNil1.pat.X, whole genome shotgun sequence includes:
- the LOC143438525 gene encoding RNA-binding protein 12B-A-like: MAVVIRLLGLPFVAGPVDIRHFFKGLTIPDGGVHIIGGKVGEAFIIFATDEDARRAISRSGGFIKDSSVELFLSSKVEMQKTIEMKRSARVGRERPGSGPSGVGNMYHFIDALKEEESYSGYGSSVNRDAGFHTNGTGLDLRPRKTRPLKAENPYLFLRGLPYLVNEDDVRAFFSGLCVDGVILLKHHDGRNNGDAIVKFASCTDASGGLKCHRSFMGSRFIEVMQGSEQQWIEYGGTATKDGDTPRMRSEEHSPSRRHFRKWSHSKSRTRSRSPLGFYVHLKNLSLNTNKRDLRNLFRDTDLTNDQIKFLYKDERRTRYAFVMFKNQRDYNTALGLHKTVLQYRPVLIDPVSRKEMVKIIECYEKKRPESLEHERPGCAAQKYSQEGFPGSGQKLCIYIRNLPFDVSKGEVQKFFADFPLVEDDIYLLCDDKGVGLGEALVRFKSEEEAVKAERLNRRRFLGIEVLLRRISEEQMQEFGVNFSWMSNEKTQACSWSHDGDDCSCLFDLKDAPACSFSQSESVRYQPKDLRKMGHFRHPQGYFQSSERHSPEDFRYSREDHRHPREEHSRHSREEDWRQPFEDWKWPLQDDFRQSHEKDYRQLPEKDFRCPWEEDFRQPSQEHFRRSYQEHIRRPPQEHFRHSREEDFRRMADEDFRHPSDEDFRTLQEDLRRPTDEDFRQLSVEDFREVPEEDFRLTDNFRLPGEEFWTSPDFRGHHSFGRFGQLESDKFDFGKYNMGSFPEGKDMCDQNLNSGSGRIIPVKISNLPFKAGAGEILDFFHGYKVIPDSVSLQYNEAGLPLGEAIVAMTNYTEALSAVKELSGRPVGPRKVKLSLL, from the coding sequence ATGGCTGTAGTCATCCGTTTACTGGGGCTTCCTTTTGTTGCGGGTCCTGTGGATATCCGTCACTTCTTCAAGGGATTGACTATTCCTGATGGAGGAGTGCATATAATTGGAGGGAAAGTTGGGgaggcttttattatttttgcaacaGATGAAGATGCAAGACGTGCCATAAGTCGCTCAGGAGGGTTTATCAAGGATTCATCTGTAGAGCTTTTTCTTAGTAGCAAGGTAGAAATGCAGAAGAccatagagatgaaaagaagtGCTCGTGTAGGAAGAGAGCGGCCAGGATCTGGGCCATCAGGGGTTGGCAACATGTATCATTTTATTGATGCTCTGAAGGAAGAGGAAAGTTATTCTGGATATGGCTCTTCGGTTAATCGAGATGCTGGGTTTCATACAAATGGTACAGGACTTGACTTGAGGCCAAGAAAGACCAGGCCATTGAAGGCTGAGAACCCTTACTTGTTTCTACGAGGTTTGCCTTACTTAGTAAATGAAGATGATGTCCGTGCCTTTTTCTCTGGGTTGTGTGTTGATGGAGTGATTCTCTTAAAACACCATGATGGCCGAAATAATGGTGATGCTATAGTGAAATTTGCTTCATGTACCGATGCTTCAGGAGGTCTTAAATGCCATAGAAGTTTCATGGGTTCAAGATTTATAGAAGTCATGCAGGGTTCAGAACAACAGTGGATTGAATATGGTGGTACTGCAACCAAGGATGGTGACACTCCTCGTATGAGATCTGAAGAACATTCTCCTTCAAGAAGACATTTTCGGAAATGGTCTCATTCAAAATCTAGAACACGTTCTCGCTCCCCTCTTGGATTTTATGTTCACTTAAAAAATCTGTCCTTAAATACTAACAAAAGGGATTTAAGGAATCTCTTTAGAGATACTGACCTGACTAATGACCAGATTAAGTTTTTATATAAAGATGAACGGAGAACACGGTATGCCTTTGTCATGTTTAAGAATCAAAGAGACTATAATACTGCCCTGGGTCTGCATAAGACCGTTCTACAGTATCGTCCAGTTCTTATTGACCCAGTTTCTAGAAAGGAAATGGTGAAAATCATTGAATGCTATGAAAAGAAGAGACCAGAGTCTTTAGAGCACGAAAGGCCAGGGTGTGCTGCTCAAAAGTACTCTCAAGAAGGCTTCCCTGGCTCTGGGCAGAAGCTGTGCATCTATATTAGAAATTTACCGTTTGATGTTTCAAAAGGTGAAGTTCAGAAGTTCTTTGCAGACTTTCCTCTTGTTGAGGATGACATTTACTTGCTTTGTGATGACAAGGGGGTTGGTTTGGGGGAAGCACTGGTGAGATTTAAATCAGAAGAAGAGGCCGTGAAAGCTGAACGTTTGAACCGCCGAAGATTCTTGGGGATAGAGGTGTTGCTGAGACGTATATCTGAGGAACAAATGCAGGAGTTTGGTGTCAATTTTTCCTGGATGTCTAATGAGAAGACACAAGCCTGTTCCTGGTCACACGATGGAGATGACTGTTCTTGCCTGTTTGACTTAAAAGATGCACCAGCATGTTCATTTAGTCAGTCTGAAAGCGTTCGTTATCAGCCAAAAGACTTAAGGAAAATGGGTCATTTCAGGCACCCCCAAGGGTATTTCCAGAGTTCTGAGAGGCACTCTCCTGAGGACTTCAGGTACTCCCGGGAAGACCATAGGCACCCCAGGGAGGAACATAGCAGGCACTCTAGGGAGGAAGACTGGAGACAGCCTTTTGAGGATTGGAAATGGCCACTGCAAGATGATTTTAGGCAGTCTCATGAAAAAGATTATAGGCAGCTACCAGAGAAGGATTTCAGATGCCCTTGGGAAGAAGACTTCCGACAGCCATCTCAGGAGCACTTCAGGAGATCCTATCAGGAGCACATTAGACGGCCACCCCAAGAACATTTCAGGCATTCCCGAGAGGAAGATTTCAGGCGTATGGCAGATGAAGACTTTAGGCACCCTTCTGATGAGGACTTCAGGACCTTGCAAGAAGATCTGAGACGACCCACTGATGAGGACTTCAGGCAGTTGTCTGTGGAAGACTTCAGGGAAGTTCCAGAGGAGGACTTCAGACTTACTGATAATTTTAGACTTCCTGGAGAGGAGTTTTGGACCTCACCTGATTTCAGAGGTCACCATTCTTTTGGGAGGTTTGGTCAACTAGAAAGTGACAAATTTGATTTTGGAAAGTATAATATGGGAAGTTTTCCTGAGGGAAAAGATATGTGTGATCAAAATTTAAATTCTGGTTCAGGTAGAATAATTCCTGTTAAGATCTCAAATCTTCCATTTAAAGCCGGTGCTGGTGAAATTTTAGACTTTTTCCATGGTTATAAAGTCATACCTGATTCAGTTTCATTACAGTATAATGAGGCAGGATTACCTTTGGGAGAAGCTAttgttgctatgacaaattaTACTGAAGCTCTATCTGCTGTTAAAGAGCTAAGTGGTAGACCAGTTGGTCCCCGCAAGGTGAAGCTTAGTTTGCTTTAG